In the genome of Pempheris klunzingeri isolate RE-2024b chromosome 11, fPemKlu1.hap1, whole genome shotgun sequence, one region contains:
- the LOC139210009 gene encoding dual specificity protein phosphatase 7-like has protein sequence MSNATPSKSVEWLQVELESGGTSLLLLDCRSHELYESSHIETAMNLAIPGLMLRRFKKGNIPIRTIIPNHEDKEKFIRRCKTDTVVLYDESTVDWQDCGAPASVLGLLLQKLWEDGCKAFYLEGGFVKFHTEYPEHCETLLDSSCPSSSPPLSVLGFGNLRISSDCSDGESDREPSSATESEESPIPSNQPAFPVQILPYLYLGCAKDSTNLDVLGQYNIKYILNVTPNLPNMFEHDGHFRYKQIPISDHWSQNLSQFFPEAISFIDEARSKQCGILVHCLAGISRSVTVTVAYLMQRLNLSLNDAYDFVKRKKSNISPNFNFMGQLLDFERTLGLHSPCDNRSTSKEQLFFTTPTNHNVFQLDTLEST, from the exons ATGTCTAATGCGACGCCGAGCAAAAGCGTGGAGTGGCTGCAGGTCGAGCTGGAGTCCGGAGGcacttctctgctcctgctgGACTGCCGCTCACATGAGCTGTATGAATCATCCCACATAGAGACCGCCATGAACCTGGCCATACCGGGGCTGATGCTCCGGAGGTTCAAAAAGGGCAACATACCCATCCGGACCATCATCCCCAACCATGAGGACAAGGAGAAGTTCATCCGGCGGTGCAAGACAGACACGGTGGTCCTGTACGATGAGAGCACCGTGGACTGGCAGGACTGCGGAGCCCCGGCGTCGGTTTTGGGTCTACTTCTTCAAAAACTCTGGGAAGACGGCTGCAAAGCGTTTTACCTGGAAG GTGGATTTGTGAAGTTCCACACAGAGTACCCAGAGCACTGCGAGACCCTCCTAGACAGCTCCTGTcccagctcctctcctcctctgtctgtcctgggTTTTGGAAATCTCCGAATCAGCTCAGATTGCTCAGATGGGGAATCCGATCGAGAGCCGAGCAGCGCCACAGAGTCTGAGGAGAGCCCCATCCCCAGCAATCAGCCCGCCTTCCCCGTCCAGATCCTGCCGTACCTTTACCTGGGCTGCGCCAAAGACTCCACTAACCTAGACGTGCTGGGCCAGTACAACATCAAGTACATCCTGAACGTCACACCCAATCTCCCCAACATGTTTGAGCACGACGGCCACTTCAGGTACAAACAGATTCCCATTTCGGACCACTGGAGTCAGAACCTGTCACAGTTCTTCCCAGAGGCCATTTCATTTATAG ATGAGGCTCGTTCTAAGCAGTGTGGCATCCTGGTCCACTGCCTGGCCGGCATCAGTCGCTCAGTCACAGTCACCGTGGCTTACCTGATGCAGAGGCTTAACCTCTCCCTCAACGACGCCTACGACTTTGTCAAGAGGAAGAAGTCCAATATTTCCCCAAACTTCAACTTCATGGGTCAGCTCCTGGACTTTGAGAGGACGCTGGGGCTGCACAGTCCCTGTGATAACCGCTCGACCAGCAAGGAGCAGCTCTTCTTCACCACACCGACCAATCACAACGTCTTCCAGCTGGACACGCTGGAGTCGACATGA
- the tnnc1a gene encoding troponin C type 1a (slow), translating into MNDIYKAAVEQLTDEQKNEFKAAFDIFVQDAEDGCISTKELGKVMRMLGQNPTPEELQEMIDEVDEDGSGTVDFDEFLVMMVRCMKDDSKGKSEEELAELFRMFDKNADGYIDLDELKMMLESTGEPITEDDIEELMKDGDKNNDGKIDYDEFLEFMKGVE; encoded by the exons ATGAACGACATCTACAAGGCAGCG GTTGAGCAGCTGACAGATGAACAGAAAAATG AGTTCAAGGCTGCCTTTGACATCTTTGTACAAGATGCAGAGGACGGCTGCATCAGCACCAAGGAGCTGGGGAAGGTGATGAGGATGCTGGGCCAGAATCCCACAccggaggagctgcaggagatgATTGATGAGGTGGATGAAGACG GGAGTGGCACAGTGGACTTTGATGAGTTCCTGGTCATGATGGTGAGGTGCATGAAGGACGACAGCAAAGGGAAGTCAGAGGAAGAATTGGCAGAGCTGTTTCGCATGTTCGACAA GAATGCAGATGGTTACATTGACCTAGATGAGCTGAAAATGATGCTGGAGTCCACAGGAGAGCCAATTACTGAAGACGACATCGAGGAGCTGATGAAAGATGGGGATAAGAACAACGACGGCAAAATTGACTATGACG AGTTCTTGGAGTTCATGAAAGGAGTGGAATAA